In the Oryza glaberrima chromosome 6, OglaRS2, whole genome shotgun sequence genome, one interval contains:
- the LOC127775530 gene encoding uncharacterized protein LOC127775530: protein MAAKAISSPVPVDWYPTLAVVMVAVGLMFTASFFIYEATSSRRNRSLAKEIATATIASVFLGFGSLFVLLASGVYV from the exons ATG GCGGCGAAGGCGATCTCGAGCCCCGTGCCGGTGGATTGGTACCCGACGCTGGCCGTCGTCatggtcgccgtcggcctcaTGTTCACCGCCTCTTTCTTCAT CTATGAAGCGACTTCATCCAGGCGTAACCGTAGCTTAGCAAAGGAGATTGCTACAGCAACCATCGCGTCTGTTTTTCTG GGCTTTGGATCTCTTTTCGTGCTCCTTGCAAGTGGTGTTTATGTCTGA
- the LOC127776869 gene encoding L-ascorbate oxidase-like: MRLSSLLFLVCFFTVAMSECAAAAKARHFRWEVSNMFWSPDCEEKVVIGINGQFPGPTIRAKAGDTIVVHLKNGLHTEGVVIHWHGIRQIGTPWADGTASISQCAINPEETFTYRFVVDKPGTYFYHGHYGMQRAAGLYGSLIVDVADGDEEPFKYDGEINLLLSDWYHESIYTQMVGLSSNPFRWIGEPQSLLINGRGQFNCSLAAAHTPGAKQCAAAGAAGNRHCAPVILPVLPNKTYRLRVASTTSLASLNLAVGNHKLTVVEADGNYVEPFAVDDIDIYSGDSYSVLLTTDQDTSANYWVSVGVRGRQPRTAPALAVLNYRPNRASRLPAAAPPATPAWDDFARSKAFTYRILGRAGVTPPPPATSDRRIELLNTQNRMGGGHVKWSINNVSMVLPATPYLGSLKMGLRSALPSAARPSDTFGRGYDVTRPPANPNTTVGDNVYVLAHNATVDVVLQNANALARNVSEVHPWHLHGHDFWVLGYGDGAFRGDAGDAAALNLRNPPLRNTAVIFPYGWTAIRFVADNPGVWAFHCHIEPHLHMGMGVIFAEAVDRVSELPKAAVSCGATATALMAGAGGHV, from the exons ATGAGGCTGTCGTCCCTGCTGTTCTTGGTGTGCTTCTTCACTGTCGCCATGTCGgaatgcgcggcggcggcgaaggcgaggcaCTTCAGGTGGGAGGTGAGCAACATGTTCTGGTCGCCGGACTGCGAGGAGAAGGTGGTGATCGGCATCAATGGCCAGTTCCCCGGGCCGACCATCCGCGCCAAGGCCGGCGACACCATCGTCGTCCACCTCAAGAACGGCCTGCACACCGAGGGCGTCGTCATCCACTGGCACGGCATCAGACAG ATCGGGACACCATGGGCGGATGGCACGGCATCGATCTCCCAGTGCGCCATCAACCCTGAAGAAACCTTCACCTATCGCTTCGTTGTCGACAAG CCGGGGACGTACTTCTACCACGGCCACTACGGGATGCAGAGGGCGGCGGGGCTGTACGGGTCGCTGATCGTggacgtcgccgacggcgacgaggagccgTTCAAGTACGACGGCGAGATCAACCTGCTGCTCAGCGACTGGTACCACGAGAGCATCTACACCCAGATGGTCGGCCTCTCCTCCAACCCCTTCCGATGGATCGGCGAGCCGCAG TCATTGCTGATCAATGGGAGGGGCCAGTTCAACTgctcgctggcggcggcgcacacgCCGGGCGCCAAgcagtgcgccgccgccggcgccgccggcaaccggCACTGCGCTCCGGTGATCCTCCCCGTCCTTCCCAACAAAACGTACAGGCTCAGGGTCGCGAGCACCACCTCGCTCGCTTCCCTCAACCTCGCCGTCGGG AATCACAAGCTGACGGTGGTGGAGGCCGACGGGAACTACGTGGAGCCGTTCGCCGTCGACGACATCGACATCTACTCCGGCGACAGCTACTCCGTGCTGCTGACGACGGACCAGGACACGTCGGCGAACTACTGGGTCAGCGTCGGCGTGCGCGGCCGGCAGCCCAGGACGGCGCCAGCGCTGGCCGTGCTCAACTACCGCCCCAACCGCGCGTCcaggctgccggcggcggcgccgccggccaccccggCGTGGGACGACTTCGCGCGCAGCAAGGCGTTCACGTACCGCAtcctcggccgcgccggcgtcacgccgccgccgccggcgacgtcggaCCGGCGCATCGAGCTGCTCAACACGCAGAACCGGATGGGCGGCGGGCACGTGAAGTGGTCGATCAACAACGTGTCCATGGTGCTCCCGGCGACGCCGTACCTGGGGTCCCTCAAGATGGGGCTGAGGTCGGCGCtcccgtcggcggcgaggccgtccGACACGTTCGGGCGCGGGTACGACgtgacgcggccgccggcgaaccCGAACACCACGGTGGGCGACAACGTGTACGTGCTCGCGCACAACGCGACGGTGGACGTGGTGCTCCAGAACGCGAACGCGCTGGCGCGGAACGTCAGCGAGGTGCACCCGTGGCACCTCCACGGGCACGACTTCTGGGTGCTGggctacggcgacggcgcgttccggggcgacgccggcgacgcggcggcgctgaaCCTGAGGAACCCACCGCTGCGGAACACGGCGGTGATCTTCCCGTACGGGTGGACGGCGATCCGGTTCGTGGCGGACAACCCCGGGGTGTGGGCGTTCCACTGCCACATCGAGCCGCACCTCCACATGGGCATGGGCGTCATCTTCGCCGAGGCCGTCGACCGCGTCAGCGAGCTCCCCAAGGCGGCCGTCTCctgcggcgccaccgccaccgcgctcatggccggcgccggcggccacgtGTGA